The Klebsiella sp. RHBSTW-00484 genome includes a window with the following:
- the istA gene encoding IS21 family transposase: MPTAPISMRKLKEILRLKYGAGLSHRQIGRSLAISPSVVSRYANRAAQLGIKQWPLPAEWDDAALMHTFLQTQVKMKKHSLPDWATVYKELRNKCVTLQLLWEEYGERNPGGSYSYNHYCRMYREWLKTTSPSMRQVHKAGEKLFVDYCGPTVDITNPDTGEIRTAQIIVAVLGASSYTWAEATWSQQLEDWVMSHVRCFRWLDGVPELVVPDNLKSATSRACKYDPDVNPTYQQMLEHYNVAVIPARPRKPKDKAKAEVGVQIVERRILARLRHQVFFSLAELNHCIRTLVTGLNERPFKKLPGNRREAFERLDKTVLRPLPVQQWRYRHIKKAKVNIDYHVEYEQHHYSVPHQHVGKTVELHAFDNQLEVWSDGQMIASHPRRLHPGNSTAAEHMPERHRHHQQWTPERLKSWAAGVGSDTFTWVSERLAEKAHPEQAYRLCLGLLSLTREYPSERVNNSCRLANAEGLTRLKQIKSILKNNRDLVPADKDLHPSQELPQEHENIRGPRHFH; encoded by the coding sequence ATGCCGACAGCTCCAATCTCTATGAGAAAACTCAAAGAAATACTTAGACTTAAATATGGTGCCGGACTCAGCCATCGTCAGATTGGCCGGAGTCTGGCGATCTCACCTTCTGTCGTATCCCGCTACGCCAATCGGGCGGCTCAGCTTGGTATTAAACAGTGGCCGTTGCCCGCAGAATGGGATGATGCAGCGCTAATGCATACGTTCCTTCAAACGCAGGTGAAGATGAAGAAACACTCCCTGCCAGACTGGGCTACGGTATACAAAGAGCTGCGTAATAAATGCGTGACGCTTCAACTGCTCTGGGAAGAGTACGGAGAACGCAATCCTGGCGGCTCTTACAGTTATAACCATTATTGCCGGATGTATCGCGAATGGCTGAAAACCACCTCGCCATCAATGCGCCAGGTCCATAAAGCTGGCGAAAAACTCTTCGTTGATTACTGTGGGCCAACCGTTGACATTACCAACCCTGATACCGGGGAAATAAGAACCGCGCAGATCATCGTGGCCGTTCTCGGGGCGTCAAGTTACACATGGGCAGAGGCCACCTGGTCCCAGCAGCTTGAGGACTGGGTTATGAGCCATGTTCGTTGCTTCCGGTGGCTTGACGGTGTTCCTGAGCTTGTTGTTCCGGACAATCTGAAAAGCGCCACGTCACGGGCCTGTAAATATGATCCTGACGTTAATCCAACCTACCAGCAGATGCTTGAGCACTACAATGTTGCCGTGATACCAGCGCGGCCGCGTAAACCAAAAGATAAAGCCAAAGCAGAAGTGGGCGTTCAGATCGTCGAACGCAGGATCCTGGCCCGGCTCCGTCACCAGGTCTTCTTCTCGCTTGCTGAGCTGAACCACTGTATCCGTACGCTGGTAACCGGGCTCAACGAACGTCCCTTCAAAAAACTGCCGGGCAATCGCCGTGAGGCCTTCGAAAGGCTGGACAAAACTGTGCTCAGGCCATTACCGGTGCAGCAGTGGCGCTACCGGCACATCAAAAAAGCGAAGGTGAATATCGATTATCACGTGGAATATGAACAGCATCACTACTCAGTCCCCCATCAGCACGTCGGTAAAACTGTGGAGCTTCATGCCTTCGACAACCAGCTTGAAGTCTGGTCTGACGGGCAGATGATCGCCAGTCACCCGCGGCGTCTTCATCCGGGCAACAGTACGGCAGCAGAACATATGCCGGAGCGCCATCGTCATCATCAGCAGTGGACGCCAGAGCGGCTGAAAAGCTGGGCGGCCGGTGTGGGCTCCGACACCTTCACGTGGGTCAGCGAGCGTCTGGCTGAAAAAGCGCATCCGGAACAGGCCTATCGCCTGTGTCTGGGGCTGCTGAGCCTGACGCGTGAATATCCTTCTGAGCGCGTCAATAACAGCTGTCGGCTGGCCAATGCAGAGGGATTAACCCGGCTGAAGCAGATAAAGTCGATCCTGAAGAATAACCGCGACCTGGTTCCGGCGGACAAAGATCTGCACCCGTCCCAGGAGCTTCCTCAGGAACATGAAAACATCCGTGGCCCACGCCACTTCCACTGA
- a CDS encoding DUF1471 domain-containing protein, with protein MKNIKLLAAAGMLSVVSFSGFAQSVSVTADTLNNAEAKIAAIAQESGASSYRITSADQKNVARVTAVLDK; from the coding sequence ATGAAAAACATCAAACTGCTTGCTGCTGCCGGTATGCTCTCCGTAGTTTCTTTCTCCGGCTTCGCCCAGTCCGTCAGCGTTACTGCTGACACCCTGAACAACGCGGAAGCGAAAATTGCCGCTATCGCCCAGGAATCCGGTGCTTCGTCCTACCGCATCACCAGTGCTGACCAGAAAAACGTTGCCCGCGTGACTGCAGTACTTGATAAGTAA